The following coding sequences lie in one Listeria ivanovii subsp. londoniensis genomic window:
- a CDS encoding G5 and 3D domain-containing protein: MTMENSSNVAQSSKWKLPIMIAGFVIVVALVFYFVFEGTKNDITIVNAGEKMESRTHAKTVSAALDEAGIKVSEHDEIAPGKNAEIKDGMEIKYLPAREVTINDNGTKKNVWSTKENVSDLLKDENIITNPHDVLNVALDDKLKDGLEVNINRAIELSLQNGAKKDTVWTTKTSVGDLLTEKNIKLDKEDRVSPAKDSNLKEKMTVQVTYVDSKADKKKEQIKFNTVYKEDDSLNQGVEKVVQEGKTGEKIVEYKVTFENGKEKKRDVIKENVTAAKSDRVVVRGTKAKPVVSQIANATPAKKASSSTSSSSSTPSGGKTFTMESTAYSGGGTTATGINLSANPGMKVVAVDPSVIPLGSRVWVEGYGEAIAGDTGGAIKGNIVDVYFPNESSCYSWGRRTVTVKVLN, translated from the coding sequence ATGACCATGGAAAACAGCAGTAACGTAGCCCAATCATCAAAATGGAAATTACCAATCATGATTGCAGGATTTGTTATTGTAGTAGCATTGGTTTTTTATTTCGTTTTCGAAGGAACTAAAAACGATATCACTATAGTAAACGCTGGTGAAAAAATGGAATCAAGAACACACGCTAAAACAGTTTCCGCAGCACTTGATGAAGCAGGAATTAAAGTAAGCGAACATGATGAAATTGCGCCAGGTAAAAATGCAGAAATTAAAGACGGTATGGAAATTAAATATCTTCCAGCCCGTGAAGTTACAATAAATGATAATGGCACAAAGAAAAATGTGTGGAGTACAAAAGAAAATGTTTCTGATTTACTTAAAGACGAAAACATTATAACAAACCCACATGATGTGTTAAACGTAGCATTAGATGATAAATTAAAAGACGGCCTTGAAGTTAACATTAATCGTGCCATTGAACTTTCCTTACAAAACGGAGCAAAAAAAGATACAGTTTGGACAACCAAAACTAGTGTTGGTGATTTACTAACCGAGAAAAATATCAAACTGGACAAAGAAGACCGTGTGTCACCTGCGAAAGACAGTAACTTAAAGGAAAAAATGACCGTACAAGTTACATATGTTGATTCAAAAGCTGATAAGAAAAAAGAGCAAATTAAATTCAATACAGTTTACAAAGAAGATGACAGCCTAAATCAAGGCGTTGAAAAAGTCGTTCAAGAAGGTAAAACTGGTGAAAAAATTGTTGAGTATAAAGTAACATTTGAAAATGGTAAAGAGAAAAAACGCGATGTCATTAAAGAAAATGTTACTGCTGCAAAATCTGATAGAGTAGTTGTTCGTGGTACAAAAGCAAAACCAGTAGTATCGCAAATAGCTAATGCAACACCTGCTAAAAAAGCGTCATCTAGCACTTCATCATCTTCATCGACTCCATCTGGCGGTAAAACATTCACAATGGAATCTACTGCTTATTCAGGTGGTGGAACAACAGCGACAGGAATTAACTTAAGTGCTAATCCAGGAATGAAAGTAGTTGCTGTAGATCCAAGTGTTATTCCACTTGGCTCACGTGTTTGGGTTGAAGGATATGGAGAAGCTATTGCTGGTGATACTGGTGGAGCAATCAAAGGAAATATCGTTGACGTTTATTTCCCAAATGAAAGTTCATGCTACTCATGGGGTAGAAGAACTGTAACCGTAAAAGTGTTAAACTAA
- the veg gene encoding biofilm formation stimulator Veg, translated as MPKTIASIKTNLDSRLGKALTLKANGGRKKTIERCGILAETYPSVFIVELDQDENNFERVSYSYTDILTDAVELVFTDDNKELAL; from the coding sequence ATGCCAAAAACCATTGCAAGCATTAAGACGAATTTAGATTCTAGATTAGGTAAAGCATTGACATTGAAAGCAAACGGCGGTCGTAAAAAAACGATTGAACGTTGCGGCATCCTAGCTGAAACATATCCATCCGTTTTCATTGTAGAGCTTGATCAAGATGAAAACAACTTTGAAAGAGTATCCTATAGTTATACGGATATCTTAACAGACGCAGTAGAACTTGTATTTACAGATGATAATAAAGAATTAGCTTTGTAA
- the rsmA gene encoding 16S rRNA (adenine(1518)-N(6)/adenine(1519)-N(6))-dimethyltransferase RsmA — protein MSKDIATPGKTTEILKKYGFLFKKSLGQNFLIDSNILTRITDTAEINKETNVIEIGPGIGALTEQLAKAAKEVVAFEIDQRLLPILDDTLSAYDNIKVVHGDVLKANVEEVISTQFTHPELPLKIVANLPYYVTTPIILKLLHDNIPADSMTFMLQKEVADRISAVPSTKSYGSLTIAIQFYMEAELAFIVPKTVFMPQPNVDSAVIHLKRRKEPLAQVNDEEFFFEVTRASFAQRRKTLWNNLASKFPALKSRKEELVEGLNAIGIDLIRRGETLDIPEFAKLSNFLADFLAEK, from the coding sequence ATGAGTAAAGATATTGCAACACCAGGAAAAACGACAGAAATCCTAAAAAAATATGGTTTCTTATTTAAAAAAAGTTTAGGTCAAAATTTCCTGATTGATAGTAACATTTTGACACGAATTACAGACACAGCTGAAATTAACAAAGAAACAAACGTAATTGAAATCGGTCCAGGGATTGGCGCATTAACAGAACAACTTGCGAAAGCGGCGAAGGAAGTGGTTGCTTTTGAAATCGACCAACGTTTGTTGCCGATTTTAGATGATACATTAAGTGCCTACGATAATATCAAAGTAGTTCACGGCGATGTCCTAAAAGCAAATGTGGAAGAAGTCATTTCTACTCAATTTACCCATCCGGAATTACCTCTGAAAATTGTAGCTAACTTGCCTTATTATGTAACAACACCAATTATTTTAAAACTGCTACATGATAACATTCCAGCTGATTCGATGACTTTCATGCTTCAAAAAGAAGTTGCGGACCGCATTAGTGCAGTTCCAAGTACCAAAAGCTACGGAAGTTTAACAATCGCTATTCAATTCTATATGGAGGCTGAACTAGCATTTATTGTACCGAAAACAGTATTTATGCCGCAACCCAACGTAGATTCAGCAGTCATTCATTTGAAGCGTCGCAAAGAGCCACTAGCGCAGGTAAATGACGAAGAATTTTTCTTTGAAGTAACGCGGGCATCCTTTGCGCAAAGAAGGAAAACATTATGGAATAATCTAGCTTCCAAGTTTCCAGCCCTAAAATCCCGTAAAGAAGAATTAGTAGAAGGTCTAAATGCTATTGGTATAGACTTAATTCGTCGAGGTGAAACGCTAGATATCCCTGAATTTGCTAAATTAAGCAATTTTTTAGCTGATTTTTTAGCAGAAAAATAA
- the ispE gene encoding 4-(cytidine 5'-diphospho)-2-C-methyl-D-erythritol kinase, with product MKISVTAPAKINLSLDALYKREDGYHEVEMVMTTIDLADRLYLERLDEDVIILDVKAHFIPEDRRNLIYQAAALLKKRFDVKAGVRITIDKHIPVSAGLAGGSSDAAAALKGLNIIWELGLSIEELAEISSEIGSDIAFCVYGGTAIATGRGEKISSLPNMPGCWIVLAKPSISVSTPTIYKELQIDNVEHPNTRKMIEAMEQGDLDGIFAATGNVLESVTLEKNPQVKRIKERMLAFGAEAALMSGSGPTVFALIKQYSRAKRIYNGLRGFCEEVYMVRPWSESENDTIKSSEGSDK from the coding sequence ATGAAAATAAGCGTAACGGCGCCAGCTAAAATTAATCTTTCGCTTGATGCTCTTTACAAACGTGAAGATGGATACCATGAAGTAGAAATGGTAATGACAACGATTGATCTTGCGGATAGACTTTATTTAGAGCGGCTAGATGAGGACGTTATTATATTAGATGTAAAGGCGCACTTTATCCCGGAAGACCGCCGCAATTTAATTTATCAAGCAGCGGCCCTTTTGAAAAAACGTTTTGATGTAAAAGCAGGGGTGCGAATTACGATAGATAAACATATTCCGGTTTCTGCTGGGCTTGCAGGAGGAAGTTCGGATGCAGCAGCAGCACTTAAAGGTCTAAATATTATTTGGGAACTAGGACTTTCAATAGAGGAGCTAGCAGAAATTAGTTCAGAAATTGGCTCTGATATTGCCTTTTGTGTATACGGAGGAACGGCCATTGCAACTGGTCGTGGGGAGAAGATTTCTTCACTTCCTAATATGCCAGGCTGCTGGATTGTACTTGCTAAACCTAGCATTAGTGTATCAACACCAACCATTTATAAAGAGTTACAGATAGATAATGTAGAACATCCTAATACGAGAAAAATGATAGAGGCAATGGAACAAGGAGACTTAGACGGGATTTTTGCCGCTACAGGAAATGTTTTGGAGTCTGTAACGTTAGAAAAGAATCCGCAAGTTAAACGGATTAAAGAACGGATGCTCGCATTTGGTGCTGAGGCGGCTCTAATGAGTGGTAGCGGTCCGACAGTGTTTGCGCTCATCAAACAGTACTCAAGAGCGAAACGCATCTATAATGGCCTACGTGGCTTTTGTGAAGAAGTATATATGGTTAGACCATGGAGTGAGAGTGAAAATGATACTATTAAAAGTTCGGAGGGGTCAGACAAATGA
- the purR gene encoding pur operon repressor: MKIRRSERLIDMTQFLLSHPRKLVPLTMFAERYGSAKSSISEDLVIIKKTFEDRGIGTLETVPGAAGGVQYISIAGNDDVLDFVHTLCNRIAEPNRLLPGGYLYLSDLLGEPVTLKAIGKILATKFNGKKIDAIMTVATKGIPIAQAVAEHLSVPFVIVRRDSKVTEGSTVSINYVSGSSKRIEKMELSKRSLAEGSNVVIVDDFMKAGGTINGMKNLLEEFNAHLVGIGVLVESEYAEERLVDDYVSLVKIKNVNMKEKQIEVVDGNYFNS, translated from the coding sequence ATGAAGATTCGTCGCAGTGAACGATTAATTGATATGACGCAATTTCTTTTATCGCATCCGCGAAAACTAGTGCCGCTTACGATGTTTGCTGAACGTTATGGCTCAGCTAAGTCTTCTATTAGTGAAGATTTGGTCATCATAAAGAAAACGTTTGAAGATAGAGGAATAGGAACGCTTGAAACAGTTCCAGGAGCTGCTGGAGGAGTACAATATATTTCCATCGCTGGGAATGATGATGTGCTAGATTTTGTACACACATTATGTAACCGGATTGCAGAACCGAATCGCTTGTTGCCAGGTGGTTATTTGTATCTTTCTGACTTGTTAGGAGAGCCAGTTACGCTTAAAGCAATTGGGAAAATATTAGCTACAAAATTTAACGGCAAAAAAATAGATGCAATTATGACAGTGGCGACGAAAGGTATTCCGATTGCTCAAGCAGTTGCAGAACACTTAAGCGTACCATTTGTCATCGTAAGAAGAGATAGTAAAGTGACAGAAGGCTCGACGGTAAGCATCAATTACGTTTCAGGTTCTTCCAAACGAATTGAAAAAATGGAACTATCAAAACGTAGTCTAGCGGAAGGCTCCAATGTGGTTATTGTAGATGATTTCATGAAAGCTGGCGGAACTATTAACGGAATGAAAAATTTGCTGGAAGAATTTAATGCTCATTTAGTTGGCATTGGGGTGCTAGTTGAATCGGAGTATGCGGAAGAACGCTTAGTAGATGATTATGTGTCACTTGTGAAAATTAAAAATGTCAACATGAAAGAAAAACAAATCGAAGTGGTTGATGGGAATTATTTTAATAGTTAA
- the rnmV gene encoding ribonuclease M5 — translation MSEKPVIHEFIVVEGRDDTTAINRSVVADTIETNGSALSQETIEKIRHAQQLRGVIIFTDPDFPGEKIRKQIDSAVPGCKHAFINRQDALPKAGRGLGVEHASITNIREALQHFHTSSTLAEKQFISKDILINLGLLGGVGSKERREKLGNTLKIGYTNGKQLQTRLESFAISEEQLVAACQKIMQEEEHE, via the coding sequence ATGAGCGAAAAGCCTGTAATACATGAGTTTATTGTCGTAGAAGGACGCGACGATACAACTGCCATTAATCGTTCTGTCGTTGCGGATACCATCGAGACAAATGGATCAGCCCTTTCACAAGAAACGATTGAAAAAATTAGACATGCGCAACAACTTCGAGGAGTCATTATTTTTACTGACCCGGATTTTCCAGGCGAAAAAATTAGAAAACAAATTGACTCAGCCGTTCCTGGTTGTAAACATGCTTTTATTAATCGCCAAGACGCCTTACCAAAAGCCGGTCGAGGTCTAGGAGTAGAGCATGCTAGTATCACCAATATTCGAGAAGCATTGCAACATTTCCATACAAGCAGCACGCTAGCTGAAAAACAATTTATCTCCAAAGATATTCTAATAAATTTAGGACTTCTAGGTGGGGTTGGTTCAAAAGAACGTAGAGAAAAACTCGGAAACACACTTAAAATTGGCTACACTAACGGAAAACAATTGCAAACTCGTCTAGAATCATTTGCTATTAGTGAAGAACAGTTAGTGGCCGCGTGCCAAAAGATTATGCAGGAGGAAGAGCATGAGTAA
- a CDS encoding carbohydrate deacetylase, with protein sequence MKIIFNADDFGISPGAVYGILDSYKRGVVKSTTLLANSPAFDLAVEVAKENPGLDIGAHLTLTFGRPILQGLETLTDDDGRFRKNYTALESGLADVDMGEVERELTAQIEKILAAGLMISHFDTHHSIEPLIYPVQHMLAEKYGVSLRRHADVSDFGTIKTPDFFATDFYADGVSFETIKKLVQSYIGTNDVIEIMTHPAFIDDTLLRISSYIQPRTKEHTILTSRELQAYLGQQEVEIISFRDL encoded by the coding sequence ATGAAGATTATTTTTAATGCAGATGATTTTGGAATTAGCCCAGGAGCGGTATATGGCATTTTGGATTCTTACAAACGAGGCGTCGTAAAATCAACGACACTACTTGCCAATAGCCCAGCATTTGATTTAGCAGTTGAGGTAGCAAAAGAAAACCCAGGTCTTGATATCGGCGCGCATTTGACCTTGACTTTCGGCAGACCAATTCTTCAGGGACTTGAAACATTAACTGATGACGATGGTCGTTTTCGTAAAAATTATACTGCACTAGAATCTGGCTTAGCTGATGTAGATATGGGAGAAGTGGAACGCGAATTAACTGCCCAAATCGAGAAAATTTTAGCTGCTGGACTGATGATTTCTCATTTTGATACACATCATTCAATTGAACCGTTAATCTATCCAGTACAACACATGCTTGCAGAAAAGTATGGTGTAAGCTTAAGGCGCCATGCAGATGTTTCTGATTTTGGGACGATTAAAACACCAGATTTCTTTGCTACTGATTTTTATGCAGACGGTGTAAGCTTTGAAACCATTAAAAAATTAGTTCAAAGCTATATTGGTACAAATGATGTAATCGAAATTATGACTCATCCAGCCTTTATTGACGATACGTTACTTCGTATTTCTAGTTATATTCAACCCCGTACGAAAGAACACACCATACTAACATCCAGAGAGTTACAAGCATATTTAGGTCAACAAGAAGTAGAAATTATTAGTTTCCGTGATTTATAA